ACAGCCGGGGATCCTAAGCCTCGCCCGCCTAGGCGTCCGCGAACACGTCCCAACGCCGGCGCCGCAGCTGCACCGGCACGGCCTCGCCCCGGTCCTCCGCGGCGAACACCGCGGCACGCGCCCGACGCCACCACACGACCGTGCGCCACACGCCGACCAGCAGCACCACGACCACGGACAGGAACGCGAGCCGGTACGCGTTCGGCGCGGCCACGAAGGGCTCGACCACGTCCAGCACCACGCCCACGACCAGCGCGGTGAACGTGATCGCGGCGAACCCGCCGACGTTGGCCACGCCGGTCGCCGTGCTCACCCGGTGCAGCGGGTTGTAGTCGCGCACCAGCGCGAACGCCACGCCGGACACCGGGTTGCCCACCGCCAGCACCGCGAACAGCACGTACAGCGCGGGCGTCGGCAGCACGCCGCCCGGCCAGCCCAGGAGCACCACCCAGCACAGCATCGCCACGCCCAGGTACGTGCCGACGATCGGCATCCGCCACACCGGCCGGGCGCCGATCACCGTGCCCAGCACCGGCCCGGCCACCATCCCCACCAGCACCAACATGCTCAGCACGGCGGACGCCGAGGTGCTCGACAGGCCCTGCGCCTCGACCAGGTACGGGAACCCCCACAGCAGGCCGAGCATCGCGGGCGCGGACATCGACGTGAAGTGCAGCCAGAACCCGAGCCGCGTGCTCGGCTCACCCCACGCGTCCTTGACCTTCGCCCCCACCGCGCGCAGCGGCACCGGTTCGACCACCGGCTGCGGCACGCCGTCCGGCACCTCGCGCACCCGCCACGCGACCACCGCCGCGTACAGCGCCGTCCCCAGACCCGCGATCAGGAACGTCACCGTCCAGCCGACGTTGTCCAGCAGCAGCGTCAACGGCACCGTGGCGACCATGTTGCCCGCGCCGCCCAGCGCGGCCGACAGCGTCATGACCAGGGTGAACCGGCGTGGCGGGAAGTGGGCGGCGGCGAGGCGCAGCACGCTGACCCACGTCATGGCGTCGCCGATGCCGAGCACGGCGCGTGCGGCCAGGCCGAGGGGGTAGGACTCGGCGAGCGCGAACATGACCTGGCCGGCGCCCATGAGCAGGGCGGCGGCGGTCAGCACGCGGCGCGGGCCGAAGCGGTCCACCAGCAGGCCGGTGGGGATCTGCATCAGCGCGTAAAGGCCGATCTGGAGCACGGTGAACGTGCCCAGCGCTGCCGGTCCGACGGAGAAGCGGTCGCCGGCCTCCAGGCTGGCCACGCCCAGCGAGGTCCGGTGGAACAGGGCGGCGATGTAGACGATGACGGCGGTTGACCAGATCAGCCACGCTTTCTTGGTGGCGCGATCGACCGGCAAGGCGGTTCTCCTAGGTCTTCCGTACGGCGGCACTCCCAGTATCGAGAAACAGTTGCCTATTGTTAACAATTCCCGGGGTGCCGCTCACCACACCGCGCCGACCCTCGCCCACTCGCCCGACCGGGTCCTCAGCAACACCAGGACCAGCCGCAACACCATGAACGCGGAGAGTCCGCTCCAGATGCCGACCAGCCCCCAGCCGAACGCGTAAGACGCCCACACCAACGGCAGGAACCCGAACGCCGCCGAGGCCAGCGTCGCCGTGCGCAGGAACTTCGCGTCACCCGCGCCGAGCAGCACACCGTCCAGCGCGAACACCACGCCCGCGATCGGCTGCAACGCCACGAAGAACCACCAGGCGTGCGGGATCTCGTCCAGCACGGCACGGTCGTTCGTGAACAGCAGGGGCAGCGGGCCGGACAGCGCCGCGAAGATCACGCCGAGCAGCACGCCGAACCACAGCCCGTACCCGGTGACCTGCCAGGCGAACCGGCGAGCCTGCTCCCGCCGTTCCGCGCCGAGCGCCGCGCCGATGATCGACTGGGCGGCGATGGCGAGCGAGTCCAGCAGCAGCGCGAGGAACGTCCACAGCTGCAACACGACCTGGTGCGCGCCGAGCGCGCCGACCGACGTGCGTGCGGCCACGGAGGCGGCGGACAGGAAGCAGGCCTGGAACGCGAGGCTGCGCAGCACCAGGTCCCGGCCGAGGCCGAGCTGGGCGCGCATCCGGTGGTGGTCCGGCCGCGGGCTCACCCGCTCGGCGCGGAACGCCTTGAGGAACAACCCGGCCGACAGCGCCTGCGCGATCACGTTGGCGATGGCCGAGCCCTCCAGGCCCCAGTGCGCGCCGTGGACCAGGATCGGGCACAGAACGGCCGAGATGGCGTTGCCGATGAGCACGTACCGCAGTGGCCGACGGGTGTCCTGCACACCGCGCATCCAGCCGTTGCCGGCCATCGTGACCAGCACGAACGGCGCGCCGAACAGCGCGATGCGCAGCCAGGAGACGGCGTTGTCCGCGACCTCGCCCTCACCGGCCAGCAGCCGCGCGGCGGGTCCGGCCAGCAGTTGCCCCAGCAGGATCACGACCGCGCCGACGGCCAGCGCCAGCCACGTCGCCTGCACGCCCTCCTCCACGGCCTCCTGCCGGCGGCCCGCGCCGAACAGCCGTGCGGTGCGCGCCGTGGTGCCGTAGGACAGGAACGTCAGCTGCGTCGCGACCTGCGTGAACAGCACGCCGCCCAACGCCAGCCCGGCCAGCGGCAACCCACCGAGGTGCCCCACCACGGCCGTGTCCACCAGCACGTACAGCGGCTCGGCCGCCAACACCACCAGCGCCGGCGCCGCCAGCCCGAACACCCGCCGCGCCGAAACCCGCTCCTCCACCCGAACCCCCAACGTTCAGAACGCGCGAGTCCTACGTTCAGGACCCGTGAGTCCTACGTTCAGAACAACCGTGTCCTACGTTCAGGACCCCTGAATTCAACGCTCAGGACGACGCGGCCACGGTGCTCAGGGCGGCGCGCAGGTCGGCGAGGACCTTGTCGGCCGGGCCACTCGCGGTGAAACCGGCGGCCATCCGGTGGCCACCGCCACCCAAGAGCTGCGCCACCTCACGCACGTCCACCCGGCTCACCGCGCGCAACGACACGGACCACGACGACGGCCGCAGCTCCTTGAGCACCGCCGCCACCTCGGCCTCGGCCGTGGTGCGCACCAGGTCGACCACGCTCTCCACCTCCTCGGGCCGCAGCCCGGAGGCGTCCTCCAACGTCACCACCGCGTGCACGAAACCCAGCCCGCCGGCGGCCTCCGGCTCCAGGCACGCCCGGCCGAGCACCTTCGCCAACATGCTGAGATACCCGAACGGGTGACAGTCCATCAACGGCCGGGCCACCGCCTCGCCGTCCACGCCTGCCGCCAGCAGCCTCGCGGCCACCTCGTGCGTCGACGCCGACGCGTGCCGGAACGACCGCGTGTCCGTCACCAGACCCGCGTACACGGACCGAGCCACCGGCTCGTCCAGCTCCACGCCCAGCTCGTCCAGCAGCCGCAGCACCACGATCGCGGTCGCCTCGGCCCGGTCGTCCACCACGTTCACGTGCCCGAACCGGGGGTTCGACACGTGGTGGTCCAACACCACGACCACACCGGCGGTGGACACCCGATCGGCCAACGGCCCGAGCCGCTCGACACTGCCCGTGTCCAACGCCACCAGCACGGGCGGCGCGGCGGGCACCTCCGACGCGGGCACCAGCAGGCCCGCCACGTCCAGGCTCCGCAAGGTCTCCGGCACGTCGTCCGGCGCGCCGAACGACACCCGGACCACCGCCCCGCGGCGGTGCAGGGCCAACCCCAGCGCCAGCGCACTGCCCAACGCGTCCGCGTCGGGGTTCACGTGCGCCAACAGCGTGACGTCGGCGGCAGTGGACAGGACGTGGGCGGCCTCGGCGAGGTCGGCGGCCAGGTCGTCGGACGAGCTCGGGTCGTTGTGCACGACAAGAACGCTAGTCGGCCACGACGCCAGTCCGCTCGGACGCTAGTCCGCGTCCTCGGCTTCGCGCGGCGCCTTGTACGGGTCGGGCTCGCCCGCCGGCTGCGCACCGTGCGCGATCCGGGCCACCTCGGCGTCCAACTCCCGCGCCTTGGCCAGCAGCTCGTCCATCCGACGTGCCTCCTGCGGCACGTTGTCGGTGACGAACGCCAGGGTCGGCGTGAACCGGACACCGGTCTGCTGGCCGACCATCGTGCGCAGCACGCCCTTGGCGCTCTCCAACGCCGCCGCCGCGCCCGCGAGGTCCGGCTCGGAGTCCAGCTTCTCGCCGAGCACGGTGTAGTAGATCGTGGCGTCGTGCAGGTCGCCGGTCACCCTCGTGTCGGTGATGGTCACGCGGGCCAGCCGGGGGTCCTTCACCTCGTGCTCCAACGCGGAAGCCACGATCTGCGAGATCCGCTTGGCGAGCTTGCGAGCCCGTGCCTGGTCGGCCACGGCGCTCCCCTCCTGTCGTCAGTTGCTAGTCGTCCTCCGGCCCGACCATCCGGTGGCGGGCGGAGAGAAGTTCCAGTTCGGGCCGTCCGGCCACCAGCCGCTCGCAGGCGGCCATGACGTCCCTCACATGCTCGGCGTCGGCCGCTACGGCCGCCACTCCGATCAGGGCACGGCGGTGCAGGTCAAGGTGGCCCGCCTCGGCGACGGACACCTCGAACTTGCGCCGCAACTCGGCCACGATGGGCCGCACCACGGACCGTTTCTGCTTCAACGAGTGGACGTCGCCGAGCAGCACGTCCAGCTCAAGGGCACCCACGAACACAGATGATCACCAGGTGTTCAAGGGTGCGGGGCCGCCACCAGGACGGCCCCGCACCTGGCTGAAGACGATCAGGCGCGCGGCTTCTCGCGCATCTCGAACGTCTCGATGATGTCGCCGACCTTCAGGTCGCTGTAGTTGCCGAGCGTCAGACCACACTCGAAGCCCTCGCGGACCTCGGTCGCGTCGTCCTTGAACCGGCGCAGCGAGCTGATCGGCAGGTTCTCCTGCACGACGTTGTTGTCGCGCAGCAGGCGGGCCCGGGCGTTGCGCCGGATCTCGCCCGACATCACGAGGCAACCCGCGATCGTGCCGACCTTGGAGGACTTGAAGACGTCGCGGATCTCCGCGCGTCCCAGCTGGACCTCTTCGTACTCCGGCTTGAGCATGCCCTTGAGGGCCTGCTCGATCTCGTCGATCGCCTGGTAGATCACCGTGTAGTAGCGGACGTCAACGCCCTCGCGGTTGGCGAGTTCGGTGGCCTTGCCCTCGGCCCGGACGTTGAAGCCCAGGACGATGGCGCTACCCGCGACGGCGAGGTTGATGTCGCCTTCGGTGATGCCACCGACGCCACGGTGGATGACGCGGAGCTCGACGTCGTCGCCGACCTCGATCTTCATGAGCGCGTCCTCGAGGGCCTCGACGGTACCCGAGTTGTCGCCCTTGATGATCAGGGTGAGAGCGCTCGTCTCCTTCAGCGCGGCGTCCAGGTCCTCCAGGCTGACGCGCTTGCGCTTCGCGGCGTTCATCGCGTTGCGGTTGCGGGCCTGGCGGCGCTCGGCGATCTGCCGGGCCACCCGGTCCTCCTCGACCACGAGGAACGTGTCACCCGCGCCGGGCACCGAGGTGAGGCCGATGACCTGCACCGGGCGCGACGGGGTCGCCACCGTGATGTCCGCGCCGTGCTCGTCGACCATGCGGCGCACGCGACCGTAGGCGGCGCCCGCCACGATCGAGTCACCGACGCGGAGCGAACCGCGCTGCACCAGCACCGTGGCCACCGGACCGCGACCGCGGTCCAGGTGAGCCTCGATGGCGACGCCCTGCGCCTCCATCTCCGGGTTGGCGCGGAGGTCGAGCGACGCGTCGGCGGTCAGCAGGATCGCTTCCAGCAGGCCGTCGATGTTGATGCCCTGCTTCGCCGAGATGTCGACGAACATGGTCTCGCCGCCATACTCCTCGGCGACCAGCCCGTACTCGGTGAGCTGCTGACGGATCTTGGCGGGGTTGGCCCCCTCCTTGTCGATCTTGTTCACCGCGACCACGATCGGCGCGTTGGCCGCCTGGGCGTGGTTGATCGCTTCCACCGTCTGCGGCATCACGCCGTCGTCGGCCGCCACCACGATGACCGCGATGTCGGTCGAGTTCGCACCACGCGCACGCATGGCGGTGAACGCCTCGTGACCCGGGGTGTCGATGAACGTGATGAGGCGCTCGTTGCCTTCGAGCTCCGTGTTCACCTGGTAGGCGCCGATGTGCTGGGTGATGCCACCCGCTTCGCCCTCGGCCACCTTCGCGGTGCGGATGGTGTCCAGCAGTCGCGTCTTACCGTGGTCGACGTGGCCCATGACGGTCACGACCGGCGGACGGATCTGCAGGTCCTCCTCGCCGCCGGCGTCGTCGCCGTAGGTGATGTCGAACGTGCCGAGCAGCTCGCGGTCCTCCTCCTCGGGGGACACGACCTGCACGTTGTAGTTCATCTCGGAGCCGAGCAGCTCCAGGATCTCGTCGGACACCGACTGCGTCGCGGTGACCATCTCGCCGAGGTGGAACAACACCTGCACCAGCGAAGCCGGGTTGGCGTTGATCTTGTCGGCGAAGTCGGTCAGCGAAGCGCCACGCGGCAGGCGGATCGACTCGCCGTTGCCCTTGGGCAGACGGACACCGCCGACCGAAGGCGCCTGCATGTTGTCCATGTACTCCTGGCGCTTCTGCCGCTTCGACTTGCGGCCACGACGCGCCGGACCACCTGGACGGCCGAAGGCGCCCGCGGCGCCGCCGCGTCCACCGGGACCGCCACCGCCACCGGGACGACCGCGGAAACCGCCACCACCACCGGCCGGTGCGCCACCGCCACCGCCGCCACCGCCGCCGGGGCGGAAGCCACCGCCGCCGCCACCGCCGCCACCAGGACGGAAGCCGCCACCGGCGCCGCCACCGCCACCGCCGCCGCCACCGGGGCGGAAGCCGCCACCAGCGCCGCCGCCGCC
This is a stretch of genomic DNA from Saccharothrix ecbatanensis. It encodes these proteins:
- the infB gene encoding translation initiation factor IF-2, with the translated sequence MAGKARVHELAKELGVTSKELLTKLADQGEYVKSASSTVEAPVARRLRDAYAKSDGKAKPAGARPAAPKPAPSAETKSETTTPRPPAPAGKPGPRPMPGPKPMAPKPPAPKPAATPEPAAPAAAPQQQPQAPAPAAASTPAPAPAPAPAAAPQQQPQQAPQQAPKTSGPGPRPGPRVAPPPQQQPAAAQNTPPSVVPPRPQSPKPAGPRPPRPGNNPFGVGGGAPAPRPQAPRPATPGGGERPSGPKPADSRPAGPRPGGSGGGPGGPRPNPGSMPPRPNPGMMPGRPAPRPGGGGGGGGRGPGGPGGGGGGRGPGGGGGGGGGRPGGGGGAGGGFRPGGGGGGGGGAGGGFRPGGGGGGGGGFRPGGGGGGGGGAPAGGGGGFRGRPGGGGGPGGRGGAAGAFGRPGGPARRGRKSKRQKRQEYMDNMQAPSVGGVRLPKGNGESIRLPRGASLTDFADKINANPASLVQVLFHLGEMVTATQSVSDEILELLGSEMNYNVQVVSPEEEDRELLGTFDITYGDDAGGEEDLQIRPPVVTVMGHVDHGKTRLLDTIRTAKVAEGEAGGITQHIGAYQVNTELEGNERLITFIDTPGHEAFTAMRARGANSTDIAVIVVAADDGVMPQTVEAINHAQAANAPIVVAVNKIDKEGANPAKIRQQLTEYGLVAEEYGGETMFVDISAKQGINIDGLLEAILLTADASLDLRANPEMEAQGVAIEAHLDRGRGPVATVLVQRGSLRVGDSIVAGAAYGRVRRMVDEHGADITVATPSRPVQVIGLTSVPGAGDTFLVVEEDRVARQIAERRQARNRNAMNAAKRKRVSLEDLDAALKETSALTLIIKGDNSGTVEALEDALMKIEVGDDVELRVIHRGVGGITEGDINLAVAGSAIVLGFNVRAEGKATELANREGVDVRYYTVIYQAIDEIEQALKGMLKPEYEEVQLGRAEIRDVFKSSKVGTIAGCLVMSGEIRRNARARLLRDNNVVQENLPISSLRRFKDDATEVREGFECGLTLGNYSDLKVGDIIETFEMREKPRA
- a CDS encoding DUF503 domain-containing protein, translating into MFVGALELDVLLGDVHSLKQKRSVVRPIVAELRRKFEVSVAEAGHLDLHRRALIGVAAVAADAEHVRDVMAACERLVAGRPELELLSARHRMVGPEDD
- a CDS encoding DHH family phosphoesterase, producing the protein MHNDPSSSDDLAADLAEAAHVLSTAADVTLLAHVNPDADALGSALALGLALHRRGAVVRVSFGAPDDVPETLRSLDVAGLLVPASEVPAAPPVLVALDTGSVERLGPLADRVSTAGVVVVLDHHVSNPRFGHVNVVDDRAEATAIVVLRLLDELGVELDEPVARSVYAGLVTDTRSFRHASASTHEVAARLLAAGVDGEAVARPLMDCHPFGYLSMLAKVLGRACLEPEAAGGLGFVHAVVTLEDASGLRPEEVESVVDLVRTTAEAEVAAVLKELRPSSWSVSLRAVSRVDVREVAQLLGGGGHRMAAGFTASGPADKVLADLRAALSTVAASS
- the rbfA gene encoding 30S ribosome-binding factor RbfA → MADQARARKLAKRISQIVASALEHEVKDPRLARVTITDTRVTGDLHDATIYYTVLGEKLDSEPDLAGAAAALESAKGVLRTMVGQQTGVRFTPTLAFVTDNVPQEARRMDELLAKARELDAEVARIAHGAQPAGEPDPYKAPREAEDAD
- a CDS encoding MATE family efflux transporter; this encodes MEERVSARRVFGLAAPALVVLAAEPLYVLVDTAVVGHLGGLPLAGLALGGVLFTQVATQLTFLSYGTTARTARLFGAGRRQEAVEEGVQATWLALAVGAVVILLGQLLAGPAARLLAGEGEVADNAVSWLRIALFGAPFVLVTMAGNGWMRGVQDTRRPLRYVLIGNAISAVLCPILVHGAHWGLEGSAIANVIAQALSAGLFLKAFRAERVSPRPDHHRMRAQLGLGRDLVLRSLAFQACFLSAASVAARTSVGALGAHQVVLQLWTFLALLLDSLAIAAQSIIGAALGAERREQARRFAWQVTGYGLWFGVLLGVIFAALSGPLPLLFTNDRAVLDEIPHAWWFFVALQPIAGVVFALDGVLLGAGDAKFLRTATLASAAFGFLPLVWASYAFGWGLVGIWSGLSAFMVLRLVLVLLRTRSGEWARVGAVW
- a CDS encoding MFS transporter, with protein sequence MPVDRATKKAWLIWSTAVIVYIAALFHRTSLGVASLEAGDRFSVGPAALGTFTVLQIGLYALMQIPTGLLVDRFGPRRVLTAAALLMGAGQVMFALAESYPLGLAARAVLGIGDAMTWVSVLRLAAAHFPPRRFTLVMTLSAALGGAGNMVATVPLTLLLDNVGWTVTFLIAGLGTALYAAVVAWRVREVPDGVPQPVVEPVPLRAVGAKVKDAWGEPSTRLGFWLHFTSMSAPAMLGLLWGFPYLVEAQGLSSTSASAVLSMLVLVGMVAGPVLGTVIGARPVWRMPIVGTYLGVAMLCWVVLLGWPGGVLPTPALYVLFAVLAVGNPVSGVAFALVRDYNPLHRVSTATGVANVGGFAAITFTALVVGVVLDVVEPFVAAPNAYRLAFLSVVVVLLVGVWRTVVWWRRARAAVFAAEDRGEAVPVQLRRRRWDVFADA